A genomic region of Bosea sp. 124 contains the following coding sequences:
- a CDS encoding type I secretion system permease/ATPase: MKAKTMAPDVLIRGLQRSFAGGLAYAGFLSLFVNLLLLIVPLFMMQVQDRVVVSRSYDTLTMLLVIAVIGLVLYGVIEFIRSLTFQTMASIFARQLNLPALQAAVSASLEHGSGQATQAIRDLNDIRYFIASSAIATPLEAAWSPIFLAVLFALHPVYGLVGIVSLVILLVLGVLSDVLTRRVLKEANAEGVASINDVGASLRHAETIEAMGMLPALATRWRSQQLAMIEHLDIGTRRGKFIAALTRSSRMTMQLAIYATGAVLIIRNEVTAGTLMAASILLGRLLAPFDSMIADWRQWVLAATAWNRVKELLQSRTSQRQTVPTPPTQGELVVDRVVFAPAGSEQTVIKSVSFTLQPGEVLGIVGPSGAGKSTLARLMVGVLKPNVGGIYLDGHNVYLWERGSFGAMVGYLPQSVSLLNGTIAENIARLRKPDPHAILEAARIAGVHELIGRLPLGYDTHVNDGDFKLSGGQRQRIGLARALYGMPRLIVLDEPNANLDAEGEQSLIRAITAAREAGAIVMLIAHRPSVMQVVDKILVLREGRVQQFGPRSAIAGMITPGGLVEMDPAARPPAPAASSAIREVTA, encoded by the coding sequence ATGAAGGCGAAGACAATGGCGCCGGACGTGCTGATCCGTGGCCTGCAGCGCTCTTTCGCGGGAGGCCTGGCTTACGCCGGCTTCCTCAGCCTGTTCGTCAATCTCCTGCTTCTGATCGTGCCGCTCTTCATGATGCAGGTGCAGGACCGCGTCGTCGTCAGCCGCAGCTATGACACGCTGACGATGCTGCTCGTCATCGCGGTCATCGGGCTCGTCCTGTACGGCGTGATCGAGTTCATCCGCTCGCTGACCTTCCAGACGATGGCGAGCATTTTTGCGCGCCAGCTCAACCTGCCGGCGCTGCAGGCGGCCGTCAGCGCCTCGCTGGAGCACGGCTCCGGACAGGCGACGCAGGCCATCCGCGACCTCAACGACATCCGCTATTTCATTGCGAGTTCCGCCATCGCGACGCCGCTCGAGGCCGCCTGGTCGCCGATCTTCCTCGCCGTGCTTTTCGCCCTCCATCCGGTTTACGGCCTCGTCGGCATCGTCTCGCTGGTGATCCTGCTGGTGCTCGGCGTGCTCTCCGACGTGCTGACGCGGCGCGTGCTGAAGGAGGCCAATGCGGAAGGCGTCGCCAGCATCAACGACGTCGGCGCCAGCTTGCGCCATGCCGAAACGATCGAGGCGATGGGCATGCTGCCGGCGCTCGCCACCCGCTGGCGCAGCCAGCAACTCGCGATGATCGAGCATCTCGATATCGGCACGCGGCGCGGCAAATTCATCGCCGCGCTGACGCGGTCCTCGCGCATGACGATGCAGCTTGCGATCTACGCCACCGGCGCGGTCCTGATCATCCGTAATGAGGTGACGGCCGGCACACTGATGGCCGCGAGCATCCTGCTCGGCCGCCTGCTGGCGCCGTTCGATTCGATGATCGCCGACTGGCGCCAATGGGTGCTGGCGGCGACCGCCTGGAACCGGGTCAAGGAGCTGCTGCAGTCGCGAACCTCACAACGCCAGACAGTACCGACGCCACCGACACAGGGCGAACTGGTCGTCGATCGCGTGGTCTTCGCCCCCGCGGGCTCGGAGCAGACGGTGATCAAGAGCGTATCCTTCACGCTCCAGCCCGGCGAGGTGCTCGGCATCGTCGGCCCGTCGGGCGCCGGCAAGTCGACCCTGGCCCGGCTGATGGTCGGCGTGCTCAAGCCGAATGTCGGCGGGATCTATCTCGACGGCCACAATGTCTATCTCTGGGAGCGTGGCTCCTTCGGCGCGATGGTCGGCTATCTGCCGCAGTCGGTCTCGCTGCTCAACGGGACCATCGCCGAGAACATCGCGCGTTTGCGCAAGCCCGATCCGCACGCCATCTTGGAGGCCGCCCGCATCGCGGGCGTTCACGAGCTCATCGGGCGGCTGCCGCTCGGCTACGATACCCATGTCAACGATGGCGACTTCAAGCTCTCGGGCGGCCAACGTCAGCGCATCGGGCTCGCGCGTGCGCTCTACGGCATGCCCCGGCTCATCGTGCTCGACGAACCCAACGCCAACCTCGATGCCGAGGGCGAACAGAGCCTGATCCGCGCCATCACCGCGGCGCGGGAGGCCGGCGCGATCGTGATGCTGATCGCCCACCGCCCTTCCGTGATGCAGGTCGTCGACAAGATTCTCGTGCTGAGGGAGGGCCGCGTCCAGCAGTTCGGGCCGCGCTCCGCAATCGCCGGGATGATCACGCCGGGCGGCCTCGTCGAGATGGACCCGGCCGCCAGGCCCCCGGCTCCGGCGGCATCCAGTGCCATTCGCGAGGTGACGGCATGA
- a CDS encoding glycosyltransferase: protein MHVLFVHRSGSGQFARLIARLVAEGADVTLVTEHAAPAQAGVRQLTYAVGRSTTTHAGLAATDYHMRTGEAVAGVLRRLARTDPPDVVIGHIGWGGLLFARDALPAVPLMGYCEYYYNSAGSDLDFDPDAAISDAERHRIRMRNAAQLLTLETLDAAYAPTRWQQQQYPAHLRQRIAVCHDGIDSNACHPDPDAILRLPDGRVLRHGDPVVTFAARDLDPYRGYPQFMRAAALVAERYPDVLFVTVGGDGPGYGRARQDGRCWREVMLAETGLADRMVHIPWLAPDQLVRLFQVSAAHVYLSVPFVLSWSLLEAMACGGLIVGSDTQPVREVITDGVNGLLAPFHDTTALARRIEEALPGGAMLGSLRRAARATIVSHYERERCIDRQLGWIARLVEQSEALSA, encoded by the coding sequence ATGCATGTCCTATTCGTTCATCGTTCCGGATCTGGTCAATTCGCTCGGCTGATCGCGCGCCTCGTTGCCGAGGGCGCCGATGTCACGCTGGTGACCGAGCATGCGGCGCCCGCACAGGCGGGTGTCAGGCAATTGACCTATGCGGTCGGACGATCGACCACGACGCATGCCGGGCTGGCGGCGACGGATTATCACATGCGCACCGGCGAGGCCGTCGCCGGTGTGCTGCGGCGGCTTGCCCGCACCGACCCGCCTGATGTCGTCATCGGGCATATCGGCTGGGGCGGCTTGCTGTTTGCGCGCGATGCGCTGCCGGCCGTGCCGCTGATGGGCTATTGCGAGTACTACTACAACAGCGCGGGCTCCGATCTCGACTTCGATCCGGACGCTGCGATCTCCGATGCCGAACGCCACCGCATCCGCATGCGCAACGCGGCGCAGTTGCTGACGCTGGAGACGCTCGACGCGGCCTATGCGCCGACCCGGTGGCAGCAGCAGCAGTATCCTGCGCATCTGCGCCAGCGCATCGCGGTCTGCCATGACGGCATCGATTCGAACGCCTGCCATCCCGATCCGGACGCCATCTTGCGCCTCCCCGATGGTCGCGTGCTGCGACATGGCGATCCGGTCGTGACCTTCGCGGCCCGCGATCTGGATCCCTATCGCGGCTATCCCCAGTTCATGCGCGCGGCTGCGCTGGTCGCGGAGCGATATCCCGATGTGCTGTTCGTGACCGTCGGCGGGGACGGGCCGGGCTATGGCCGGGCGCGGCAGGACGGGCGCTGCTGGCGCGAGGTGATGCTGGCCGAGACCGGGCTGGCGGATCGCATGGTCCACATTCCCTGGCTCGCGCCCGACCAGTTGGTCCGGCTGTTCCAGGTCTCGGCGGCCCATGTCTATCTGAGCGTGCCGTTCGTCCTGTCCTGGTCGCTGCTGGAGGCGATGGCCTGCGGCGGCCTGATCGTCGGCTCTGATACGCAGCCGGTTCGGGAGGTGATCACCGACGGCGTCAATGGCCTGCTGGCACCGTTCCACGACACGACTGCGCTGGCGCGCCGGATCGAGGAGGCGCTGCCCGGAGGGGCGATGCTGGGCTCGCTGCGCCGCGCCGCGCGCGCGACCATCGTCTCGCATTATGAGCGCGAGCGCTGCATCGACCGCCAACTCGGCTGGATCGCACGGCTTGTCGAGCAGAGCGAAGCTCTGTCTGCCTGA
- a CDS encoding HlyD family type I secretion periplasmic adaptor subunit — MTGRELVTLQGRALALSALPEPEDERQPSLRSLVLAGVAAIGVGFGGFGAWAMTARLDNAAVASGVVAVDSKRKTVSHLEGGVLKMLLKAEGERVVKDEPLLRLEDARAGAELQQLRGKRVGLEAKLARLRTEQANATEIDFPDDIERDRTPIAREVVRAERGLFKTRTQVYGGKISIQQRVIEQHQAEAEALQAQIDAIRYQRTLIDEETRVIGELYEKRYAKRTQLVELQTKQSELTGRAGENAARKAKAEQAVAGANLEILSITLERQNEVAREIQESQLILSEVTERIVQAEDVLRRLVVLSPQEGIVANIRMRTAGSAIAAGESILDIVPEQEPLIVEAKVDPRDIDVIRVGAETRIRLTAFNSRLLPPLLAQVTYVAPDQLVDEKTNIAYFVVRAEIKPESLRENKIALHAGMTAEVLIVNGSRRAIDYLLSPFTDSFNRAFRED, encoded by the coding sequence ATGACGGGGCGGGAACTGGTCACGCTGCAGGGCCGCGCCCTTGCATTGTCGGCATTGCCGGAACCTGAGGACGAGCGCCAGCCCTCCCTGCGGAGCCTGGTTCTGGCCGGGGTCGCGGCGATTGGCGTCGGCTTCGGCGGCTTCGGCGCCTGGGCGATGACGGCGAGGCTCGACAATGCCGCGGTGGCGAGCGGCGTGGTGGCCGTCGACAGCAAGCGCAAGACCGTGAGCCATCTCGAAGGCGGCGTCCTCAAGATGCTGCTCAAGGCCGAGGGCGAGCGCGTCGTCAAGGACGAGCCGCTGCTGCGGCTCGAGGATGCCCGCGCCGGAGCCGAGCTGCAGCAGCTCCGAGGCAAACGCGTCGGGCTCGAGGCGAAGCTGGCGCGGCTCAGGACCGAACAGGCCAATGCGACGGAGATCGACTTTCCCGACGATATCGAGCGGGATCGGACGCCGATCGCGCGCGAGGTGGTTCGCGCCGAGCGCGGTCTCTTCAAGACGCGCACGCAGGTCTATGGCGGCAAGATCAGCATCCAGCAGCGCGTCATCGAGCAGCATCAGGCGGAAGCCGAAGCGCTCCAGGCCCAGATCGACGCCATACGCTACCAGCGCACGCTGATCGACGAGGAGACCCGCGTGATCGGGGAACTCTACGAGAAGCGCTATGCCAAGCGCACTCAGCTCGTGGAGCTACAGACCAAACAGAGCGAACTCACCGGCCGTGCTGGCGAGAATGCTGCGCGGAAGGCCAAGGCCGAGCAGGCCGTGGCCGGCGCCAATCTCGAGATTCTCTCGATCACTCTCGAGCGCCAGAACGAGGTGGCCCGGGAGATTCAGGAGAGCCAGCTCATACTCTCGGAGGTGACTGAACGGATCGTCCAGGCGGAGGACGTGCTGCGCCGGCTCGTCGTCCTGTCCCCGCAGGAAGGTATCGTCGCGAACATCCGGATGAGGACGGCCGGCAGCGCGATCGCGGCCGGCGAATCCATCCTCGATATCGTGCCCGAGCAGGAGCCGTTGATCGTCGAGGCAAAGGTCGACCCCCGCGACATCGACGTCATCCGCGTCGGGGCGGAAACGCGTATCCGGCTGACGGCGTTCAATTCGCGGCTCCTGCCGCCGCTGCTGGCGCAGGTGACCTATGTCGCCCCCGACCAGCTCGTCGACGAGAAAACCAACATTGCCTATTTCGTCGTGCGCGCGGAGATCAAACCTGAGAGCCTTCGCGAGAATAAAATCGCGCTCCACGCCGGCATGACCGCCGAGGTGCTGATCGTGAACGGGTCCCGCCGTGCGATCGACTACCTGCTCTCGCCCTTCACCGACAGCTTCAATCGCGCCTTCCGCGAGGACTGA
- a CDS encoding MarR family transcriptional regulator: protein MNGHHHRGAEPPPDADVASPRIAVSPLDLARVIERVSRRFLDYMRLELTKLGVDDISPSQVMVLLTIGQGEIAVRDLLDRGHYVGSNASYNLKQLVESGYLERGASPRDRRLARISLSPKGQMLCERLRLIDDSSPFGQNLEFNAEADLQTAYDTLRRLEQWWSDSLRFGGVLLASCMSYSFIVPDLVNSLG, encoded by the coding sequence TTGAACGGCCATCACCACAGAGGCGCTGAACCACCGCCGGACGCGGATGTCGCATCACCGCGCATAGCGGTCTCGCCGCTCGATCTCGCGCGAGTCATCGAGCGGGTCAGCCGGCGGTTTCTCGACTATATGCGGCTGGAACTGACCAAGCTCGGCGTGGACGACATCTCGCCCTCGCAGGTGATGGTGCTGCTCACGATCGGGCAGGGCGAGATCGCGGTCCGCGATCTGCTGGACCGCGGCCATTATGTCGGCTCGAATGCCTCCTACAACCTGAAGCAACTGGTGGAGAGCGGCTATCTCGAGCGCGGAGCCTCGCCACGCGACCGGCGGCTGGCGCGCATATCGCTTTCCCCCAAGGGGCAGATGCTCTGCGAAAGACTGCGCCTGATCGATGATTCGAGCCCGTTCGGCCAGAACCTCGAGTTCAATGCCGAGGCCGATCTTCAGACGGCTTACGACACGCTGCGGCGGCTCGAGCAGTGGTGGAGCGATTCGTTGCGTTTCGGAGGCGTCCTGCTCGCGTCATGCATGTCCTATTCGTTCATCGTTCCGGATCTGGTCAATTCGCTCGGCTGA
- a CDS encoding acyltransferase, whose protein sequence is MRGIASMWVVLFHAEEGGHISRLVATMPAWLGDVLFRWGHFGVAIFFALSGFVIAHSLRDMPLSWWTFGKFALRRSIRLDPPYWASILFVLAMGYLSSRVKHEPYALPDSSTLLAHIVYLQTILATPVINVVYWTLAYEVQFYLFFACLLVIASRRALWQPALWGVMFALAVASAVGGLADFRPGLFLDLWAAFFAGVMAYKGVEHGWARAGGALLFAAMVASRDPFMLASAITAAILLLTSLSGLAQRKPASPLGPWLGMISYSLYLIHNPVTGAAGYVGHKLLGVSILADAAILVLIVAACVASAYGFWRHVEKPSHDLSRRISMR, encoded by the coding sequence ATGCGCGGCATCGCCTCGATGTGGGTGGTGCTGTTCCACGCGGAGGAAGGCGGCCATATCAGCCGGCTGGTTGCGACGATGCCGGCGTGGCTGGGCGATGTTCTTTTCCGGTGGGGCCATTTCGGGGTCGCGATCTTCTTTGCGCTGAGTGGCTTTGTCATCGCCCACAGCCTGCGCGACATGCCCCTGTCCTGGTGGACATTCGGCAAGTTCGCGCTGCGTCGTTCGATCCGGCTCGATCCCCCCTATTGGGCGTCCATCCTGTTCGTTCTGGCGATGGGCTATCTCTCGTCCCGGGTGAAGCACGAGCCCTACGCCTTGCCCGACAGCAGCACGCTCCTGGCGCATATCGTCTACCTGCAGACGATCCTCGCCACCCCGGTGATCAACGTCGTCTACTGGACGCTCGCCTATGAGGTGCAGTTCTATCTGTTCTTCGCCTGCCTTCTGGTGATCGCGTCCCGGCGCGCGCTCTGGCAACCGGCGCTGTGGGGCGTCATGTTCGCCCTGGCGGTGGCCAGCGCTGTCGGCGGCCTGGCAGATTTCAGGCCCGGCCTGTTCCTCGATCTCTGGGCTGCCTTCTTCGCGGGCGTCATGGCTTACAAGGGCGTCGAGCATGGTTGGGCGCGCGCGGGAGGCGCGCTTTTGTTCGCCGCCATGGTGGCCAGCCGCGATCCGTTCATGCTCGCAAGCGCGATCACGGCGGCCATATTGCTTTTGACGTCGCTCTCCGGCCTGGCGCAGCGCAAGCCTGCAAGCCCGCTCGGCCCATGGTTGGGGATGATCTCCTACTCGCTCTATCTCATCCACAATCCTGTCACCGGCGCGGCAGGATATGTCGGGCACAAGCTGCTCGGCGTCTCGATCCTGGCTGATGCGGCGATTTTGGTGCTGATCGTCGCCGCTTGCGTCGCCAGCGCCTATGGCTTCTGGCGCCATGTCGAAAAGCCCTCTCACGATCTGAGCCGGCGGATCAGCATGCGCTGA